A region from the Lolium perenne isolate Kyuss_39 chromosome 4, Kyuss_2.0, whole genome shotgun sequence genome encodes:
- the LOC127349205 gene encoding uncharacterized protein At5g39865, with product MGCTTSRQARHDLRHCPSPLPLPRCQSFPARFDAGVHLVRLTSSTLGSLEIDKAAGLRALEAAATARAPRRLVPRTPTMTPPNEPEDIDAWALMAGLEEQSPLLAAPFGRHSFSFPIAAPQEFAASSKVTPLPMRMPSVNGEVKASKPMTPPRKKKAVLYFTSLRGVRATHEDCCLARAILKGYSVRVDERDVSMHREFRDELHGLLGVRGGTRAKCWAPAAPILPSLFVDGEFVGNAEVLKRLHENGELAARLAECESAAPSESGACEACGDARFVLCEECSGSCKVYVDDEDEVYDDEEEGTDDGGSGFRRCTECNENGIVRCPVCCCS from the coding sequence ATGGGGTGCACCACCTCAAGGCAAGCCCGGCATGACCTCCGGCACTGCCCTTCTCCGCTCCCTCTACCGCGCTGCCAGTCGTTCCCCGCCCGCTTCGACGCCGGCGTCCACCTCGTGCGGCTCACGTCGTCGACGCTTGGGTCCCTCGAGATCGACAAGGCCGCCGGGCTGCGTGCGCTGGAGGCCGCGGCCACAGCGCGCGCGCCCAGGAGGCTGGTCCCGCGCACGCCCACCATGACGCCGCCGAATGAGCCCGAGGACATCGACGCATGGGCGCTTATGGCCGGCCTCGAGGAGCAGTCGCCACTTCTGGCCGCGCCGTTCGGGCGCCACTCCTTCTCGTTCCCGATCGCGGCGCCGCAGGAGTTCGCCGCGTCGTCCAAGGTTACGCCGCTTCCCATGAGGATGCCTTCCGTGAACGGCGAGGTGAAGGCGAGCAAGCCCATGACGCCGCCGCGCAAGAAGAAGGCCGTGCTCTACTTCACGTCGCTGCGCGGCGTGCGCGCCACGCACGAGGACTGCTGCCTGGCGCGCGCCATCCTCAAGGGATACAGCGTGCGCGTCGACGAGCGGGACGTGTCCATGCACCGCGAATTCCGCGACGAGCTCCACGGCCTCCTCGGCGTCAGGGGCGGCACCCGCGCCAAGTGCTGGGCGCCGGCCGCGCCGATCCTCCCGAGCCTGTTCGTGGACGGGGAGTTCGTGGGCAATGCGGAAGTGCTGAAGCGGCTGCACGAGAACGGGGAGCTGGCGGCGAGGCTGGCCGAATGCGAGAGCGCGGCGCCAAGCGAGTCCGGCGCGTGCGAGGCTTGCGGCGACGCCCGGTTCGTGCTCTGCGAAGAGTGCTCTGGAAGCTGCAAGGTGTACGTGGACGACGAGGACGAGGtctacgacgacgaagaagaagggaCGGACGACGGCGGCTCGGGGTTCCGGCGATGCACGGAGTGCAACGAGAACGGCATCGTGAGATGCCCCGTCTGCTGCTGCTCCTGA
- the LOC127296909 gene encoding homeobox-leucine zipper protein HOX21, producing MASNGMASSPSAFFPQNFLLHMQQTPPHHDPQEHHQHHHHHEHQLPPLGPPHHNPFLPSPQCPSLQDFRGGMAPMLGKRPGMFDGGCGDEVTGGGGGGGANEDEMSDDGSQLGGEKKRRLNVEQVRTLEKNFELANKLEPERKIQLARALGLQPRQVAIWFQNRRARWKTKQLEKDYDVLKRQFDAVKAENDALLSHNKKLQAEIMGLKGCREAVSAELINLNKETEASCSNRSENSSEINLDISRTPPTDGPMDAPPSHQQQAGNGGGGMIPFYPSVSRAGVDIDQLLHASSVPKMEHHPDTASFGNLLCGVDEPPPFWPWADHQHFN from the exons ATGGCCAGCAATGGCATGGCGTCCTCCCCCTCCGCCTTCTTCCCTCAGAATTTCCTCCTCCACATGCAGCAAACACCGCCACACCATGACCCCCAAGAGcaccaccagcaccaccaccaccatgagcACCAGCTCCCTCCGCTCGGTCCTCCTCACCACAACCCCTTCCTCCCGTCCCCCCAATGCCCCTCCCTGCAAGACTTCCGTGGCG GAATGGCGCCAATGCTGGGGAAGCGGCCGGGGATGTTCGACGGAGGCTGCGGCGACGAGGTGacgggcggtggcggcggcgggggagcgaACGAGGACGAGATGTCGGACGACGGGTCGCAGCTGGGCGGGGAGAAGAAGCGGCGGCTGAACGTGGAACAGGTGCGGACCCTGGAGAAGAACTTCGAGCTGGCGAACAAGCTTGAGCCGGAGCGCAAGATCCAGCTTGCCCGCGCGCTGGGGCTGCAGCCCCGGCAGGTGGCTATCTGGTTCCAGAACCGGCGCGCGAGGTGGAAGACAAAGCAGCTGGAGAAGGACTACGACGTGCTGAAGCGCCAGTTCGACGCCGTCAAGGCCGAGAACGACGCGCTGCTCTCCCACAACAAGAAGCTCCAGGCTGAG ATAATGGGACTGAAGGGCTGCAGGGAGGCGGTGTCAGCCGAGCTGATCAACCTGAACAAGGAGACGGAGGCGTCCTGCAGCAACCGCAGCGAGAACAGCTCCgagatcaacctcgacatctcGCGCACGCCTCCGACCGATGGCCCCATGGACGCGCCGCCGTCGCACCAGCAGCAGGCCGGCAATGGTGGCGGTGGCATGATCCCCTTCTACCCCTCCGTCTCACGCGCTGGGGTCGACATCGACCAGCTCCTGCACGCCTCCTCCGTCCCCAAGATGGAGCACCACCCCGACACGGCCAGCTTCGGCAACCTGCTCTGCGGCGTCGACGAGCCGCCGCCCTTCTGGCCGTGGGCGGATCACCAGCACTTCAACTGA